CCAGAAGAGGATGAACAGGAGCGGCAGGCCGACGGTGACGCCGAGTCCGACGTAGGCAACTTCGATGATCTCGAAGATCGTACCGGGGCGAATCCACGCGAGTACAATGCCGAACACTGCAACCGTCGCCACCGTCAGCCGACCCAGGAGAATCAGCGTCCGTTCACTCGCATCGGGGTTGACCTGTTCCTCGTAGAATCGGGTGATGTCCGAGGAGGTGACCAGCAACATCGAGTCCGACGTCGAGAGGATCGCACTGACGATCGCGGCGAGCAGGATGCCCGCGATAACCGGCGGAAACAGGTCGACGATCGCGAGCATCGCAACGTTCTCCGGATTGTCGACGGTCCCGTACAGGACCCGTCCGGCGATGCCGATGAACAGCGGGACGGTCAGTCGAAGCGACTGGAACGCCACCGCGATCGCCGAGGCCTTGCTGACGATCGATTCGGAACGGATCGCCTGGAACCGCATCAGCGAGTGGGGTTGACCGATCGTCCCCATCGCGAACGTCACCCAAACGAGCACGAAGATGAGCAGTGCCGTCCCCGTCTGACCGGCCTGCATCTCCAGCAGCGTCGGCTCGATCTCGTTCGCCTGCGTGATGAACGACGACCAGCCACCGACTTCCATGATCGCGAGGACGGGAAGCGCGACGGCGCCAACGAAGATCAGGATCCCCTGGAAGAAGTCGGTCCATACCGATGCGTTGAATCCGCCGAGGACGGTGTAAAACGCCACGGCGAGGCCGCCGATGAGGATCGCGGTCCGGTAATCGATGCCGAGCCCGGTGTCCATCGCCTGGCCGACGGCGATGATCTGTGCGCCGATGTAGGAGACCATGAACGTCACGACTGCAAGCGTCGCGACGATGCGGATCGTCGGACCGAGCGGGTCGTTTCTGAAGAACGCCGAAATGTGGTCGGTAACCGTGATCGTGCCGAGTTCCTCTGATTGACGGCGAAACGGCGAGGCCACGTACCGGTACATGAAGACGACGATAATGATCATCGTCAACGAGAACCAGAGCCCGCTCAGCCCCAGGGCGAACCCGATGCCGACCCAGGCGAAGAACGTCCAGCCACTGGCTACCGAGGACACTTCGGAGATGGCAATCGGCCATGTCCCCACGTCACGACCGGCGAGGAGATAGTCCGAGAGTCGCTTCGTCTCGGTTGTGAAAAAAAAGTAGAGGCCGATCGAGACGAGGACGAGCAGGTAGAGCCCGAACGTGACCTGCATTCCAAGGGACATTAGCGGCGCCCCCAGACGGTCACGCTTCCGTCACCACGCTGTTCGTCGATCACCGAGAGCGCGTACGCGACGAGCGGGATAATCACCATCAGTGCTAGCACGATCGCCGTGAGAAGTGGTAACCCGAGTATTGCTGTCATCGGTTCGTCTCTCCCAGTAGTGGGGTATAAAAACACCCCCTAATGGAGGACCATGGTGTCGTTCGGGTGGACTCACTACGGTCCGGTCGAACGACCGGTCGAAGCCGTTACACAAATCTTTCGAATTTGGCCGCATCTGTCTCTCTGGCAACCATATTCGGATAGTAACCGTTATACGGGTTGTGACAAGATAGCACGCCAGATGAGTATCGAACCGACCGAGGCCAGTGGCGTTTGTCTCACGCTCGAGATCTGGCATCCGAACTGCTGGACGACCAGAGTGACTGCCGACACCGATTCGGGGCTGCTCGGACACACGGTGTATACCGCCGCTGACGGCACGGTCAACGGTCACTTCACCGTCTACGGAAATACTACCGACGCTGTCGAGGGGTGTATCGCGGAGATCAAAGATACTCCGCTAACGGGCGACGTAACGGTCATGCAACGCCGCCACGACTTCACCCACGAGATTGCCGCGCCCGGCAACGCGACCCAGGACATCTTCGTCGAGTACGATCCGGACAACAGCATCACCGACTCGCTCGTCTCCCGTGGATTCATTTATAACGCCCCGATCCACATCCACGACGGCGACGAGTACTGGCCGCTGTTTCTCGCCGATCCGAACCGCGAGGATCTCCATGCCAGCCTGGAATCGCTCCGCACCGAGGAGGACGCCGACATCTCGATCCAGAAGATCACTCGATCGCAGTCGGCCGCCGAGTCGAAAGTGGACCTGCTCTCGGCCCGTCAGCGGGAAATCCTCGAACTTGCCTGTAGTCGAGGTTACTACGGCTGGCCGCGGACAGTCTCGCTCGAGGAACTGGCGACCGAACTCGACGTTTCCAAACCGACGCTTCTAGAGCACCTCCGAAAGGCCGAAGCGAAGATCCTCAACGCCGAACTCGAGGCGAACAGATAGGCTCCGTTCGAATCGGTTTGACCGAATTTTTATCGATCGCTGATCCGGAACGCTCTATCGGGATCTCACACGCCGCTGGCTCAGAAGGGGATGTCCGTCCCTAAATCGTCCGTTTGTGCGCGCTCGTAGACGGTCGCCGCTGCAGTCAGGTCCATGACCGCACTCCCGACGCTTTTGACCACCGTGAGCCCGTCTGCTGGCTCGTCGGGGCGCTCGCCCGTGAAGGCGTCCGCCAGCGGGTGGAGATCCCCCTCGGACCAGACCGTGCCGCGAAGATCGCCCGTTTCGATCGCTTCGCCCGGAACGTCGGCGAACACCCGATCGGCGCGATCGACGAGATCGGTCTCGAGTTCCTGCATCGACGCGTTGTAGGCACCAACCGCGATGACGAGTTCCGCATCCGTCTCGGCGGCCGAGAAGACCGGTTTCGTGCTCGTCGTCGCCGTCAGGACGACGGTCGCCTCCGAGACGGCGTCGGCCGGCGTTTCGACCGCCTCGGCCGGAATGCCGTCGGCACGGAGATCCGCTGCGCACTCGTCTTTCGAGTCGCTGGGCGAGTATATCGAGACGGAGTCGAGAGCAGACGTCGCGTCGATCGCTCGCGTCTGCCACCGAGCCTGCACACCGGCTCCGATGACACCCAGTCGAACCGGTTCCGAGGCGAGCGCTCCGGCTGCAAGCCCGCCGACGCAGCCGGTTCGGACGTTCGTTATCCGTGTTCCCGGCATATACGCGACTGGCGTTCCGTCTCGAGCGTCGGTAAGTGCGATCTGTGCCCGAATCGTCGGCAGTCCCCGTGATTCGTTGCCCTCGTGGACGCTCGCGAGTTTCGTCACGTAGTACTCCTCGCC
Above is a window of Natronorubrum tibetense GA33 DNA encoding:
- a CDS encoding sodium/proline symporter; amino-acid sequence: MQVTFGLYLLVLVSIGLYFFFTTETKRLSDYLLAGRDVGTWPIAISEVSSVASGWTFFAWVGIGFALGLSGLWFSLTMIIIVVFMYRYVASPFRRQSEELGTITVTDHISAFFRNDPLGPTIRIVATLAVVTFMVSYIGAQIIAVGQAMDTGLGIDYRTAILIGGLAVAFYTVLGGFNASVWTDFFQGILIFVGAVALPVLAIMEVGGWSSFITQANEIEPTLLEMQAGQTGTALLIFVLVWVTFAMGTIGQPHSLMRFQAIRSESIVSKASAIAVAFQSLRLTVPLFIGIAGRVLYGTVDNPENVAMLAIVDLFPPVIAGILLAAIVSAILSTSDSMLLVTSSDITRFYEEQVNPDASERTLILLGRLTVATVAVFGIVLAWIRPGTIFEIIEVAYVGLGVTVGLPLLFILFWRHTTSEGVLAAIVVGMASTIVNLYYFPDYFPILPWPVTVAAIVGVSLATAKATTDTETPSVDR
- a CDS encoding helix-turn-helix domain-containing protein, which gives rise to MSIEPTEASGVCLTLEIWHPNCWTTRVTADTDSGLLGHTVYTAADGTVNGHFTVYGNTTDAVEGCIAEIKDTPLTGDVTVMQRRHDFTHEIAAPGNATQDIFVEYDPDNSITDSLVSRGFIYNAPIHIHDGDEYWPLFLADPNREDLHASLESLRTEEDADISIQKITRSQSAAESKVDLLSARQREILELACSRGYYGWPRTVSLEELATELDVSKPTLLEHLRKAEAKILNAELEANR
- a CDS encoding ornithine cyclodeaminase family protein, producing the protein MVTVLTADEVESCCDVESVLPAVETALVEQAAGNVERPDRPHFPVGTGLDGDEPLGTALTMPAYVHGEEYYVTKLASVHEGNESRGLPTIRAQIALTDARDGTPVAYMPGTRITNVRTGCVGGLAAGALASEPVRLGVIGAGVQARWQTRAIDATSALDSVSIYSPSDSKDECAADLRADGIPAEAVETPADAVSEATVVLTATTSTKPVFSAAETDAELVIAVGAYNASMQELETDLVDRADRVFADVPGEAIETGDLRGTVWSEGDLHPLADAFTGERPDEPADGLTVVKSVGSAVMDLTAAATVYERAQTDDLGTDIPF